Below is a genomic region from Longimicrobium sp..
ACAAGGGACCCGCCGCCGCCGCCCTCCGTGCCCTTGCGGTTCCCTCCGTGGCCTCTGTGTGATGCCGTTCCGCACGATTCTCTTTGCCACCTCGATATCCGCCCGCTAGAATCAGCATCCTCACCCACGCCCCGCCCGCCCCCCTGGAGCACACCCGATGAAGCTCGCCCTCGTCGACTGGCTGATCGTGGCCGCGTACTTCGTCCTTTCCGCGGCCATCGGCCTCGCCTACACGCGCCGCGCGGGGAAGAGCGTGTCGGAGTACTTCGTCTCCGGCCGCTCCGTGCCCTGGTGGCTCGCGGGCACGTCGATGGTGGCCACCACCTTTGCCGCCGACACGCCGCTGGCGGTCACCGGGATGGTGGCGACGAACGGGATCGCCGGGAACTGGCTCTGGTGGAACATGGTGATGAGCGGAATGCTCACCGTGTTCTTTTACGCCCGGCTCTGGCGGCGCGCGGGGGTGATGACCGACGTGGAGTTCACCGAGCTGCGCTACAGCGGCAAGCCGGCGGCCATCCTGCGCGTCTTCCGCGCGCTGTACATGGCGCTCCCCATCAACCTGATCATCATCGGCTGGGTGAACCTGGCCATGCTCAAGATCCTGGGCGTGACGCTGGGGATCGCGCCGGTGCAGGCGCTGGTGGTGATGTTCGTGGTGACGATGGCGTACTCGGTGCTCTCCGGGCTCTGGGGCGTGCTGGTGACGGACTTCGTGCAGTTCGGGATCGCGATGGGCGGGTCCATCATCCTGGCGATCTTTGCCGTGAACGCCGTCGGCGGCATCGACACGCTCGTCGCGCGCCTTCCGGAGCATTACGGCTCGGCCGATGCCGCGCTCTCCTTCTTCCCGCGCAGCGACGCGGCGTGGATGCCGCTCACCGCCTTCCTGGCGTACCTCTCCGTGCAGTGGTGGGCGACCTCGTATCCCAGCGCGGAGCCGGGCGGGGGCGGGTACATCGCGCAGCGCATCTTCAGCGCCCGCACCGAGCGCGACGGGATGCTGGCGACGCTCTGGTTCAACATCGCCCACTACGCCATCCGCCCCTGGCCGTGGATCCTGACCGCGCTCTGCGTGGTGGTGCTCTACCCGGACCTCGAAGACCCCGCCACTGGCTACATCCGCGCCGTCGTGGACCTGCTCCCCACCGGCTTCCGCGGGCTGATGATCGCGGCGTTCGCGGCGGCGTACATGTCCACCATTGCCACGCAGCTCAACTGGGGCGCGTCGTACCTGATCAACGACCTGTATCTCCGCTTCGTGAACCCGCACGCCGAGCAGCGGAAGGTGATCGCGCTCTCCCGCCTCGCCACCGTGGTGACCTTCATCATGGGCTCCGGCGTCACCTACATCCTGTACTGGGTGGGCTCCATCGAGGGCGCGTGGCGCATCATGATCGCACTGGGGGCGGGGACGGGGCTGGTGTACATCTTTCGCTGGTACTGGTGGCGCATCAACGCGTGGTCGGAGATCAGCGCCATGATCGCCGCGCTGGTCTCCTTCGCCGCGCTCACCGGCCTGGGCATCTACGACCCCGTGGACCCGCTGGAGGGCGCACACCTGATGCTCGCCACGACGGTCATCACCACGATCGTCTGGGTGTCCGTCACCTTTCTGACCGCCCCCACCGACGAGGCGAAGCTGGTGGACTTCTACCGCCGCGTGCGCCCCGGCGGCCGCGGGTGGCGCCCGGTGCAGGCCCTCGCCGGCTTCCCCGGCGAGCCCGTGGCCGAGGGCGCGCTGGGGTTGGCCAACTGGGTCGCGGGCGTGGTGAGCGTTTACGCCACCCTCTTCGGCGTCGGCCGCCTGCTCTTCGGCGCCTACACCGAAGCCGCGCTCTACCTCCTGGCCGCCGCCATCGCCTTCGCCGTCATCGCCCGGAACCTCGGCCGCGGCGAGGAGGTGCACCGGCTGCGGGAGCCGGTGGGCGAGCCGGCAGGGGGAGCGGCGGAGTGAAGGTATGGCGGCTCCGATCTGGTTCGGTCGGATCAGCCACCACTGCCGGGTCGCCTATCTGGCTGTTGGAAATCCCGGCGGTGCACTCGTGGTAGATGTCGCCTCGTACACGAGGGCGTCGAGCAATGCGACACGCGCGTGCCAGACACGCCGCTCGTCCGCACTTTCAGG
It encodes:
- a CDS encoding sodium:solute symporter family protein — protein: MKLALVDWLIVAAYFVLSAAIGLAYTRRAGKSVSEYFVSGRSVPWWLAGTSMVATTFAADTPLAVTGMVATNGIAGNWLWWNMVMSGMLTVFFYARLWRRAGVMTDVEFTELRYSGKPAAILRVFRALYMALPINLIIIGWVNLAMLKILGVTLGIAPVQALVVMFVVTMAYSVLSGLWGVLVTDFVQFGIAMGGSIILAIFAVNAVGGIDTLVARLPEHYGSADAALSFFPRSDAAWMPLTAFLAYLSVQWWATSYPSAEPGGGGYIAQRIFSARTERDGMLATLWFNIAHYAIRPWPWILTALCVVVLYPDLEDPATGYIRAVVDLLPTGFRGLMIAAFAAAYMSTIATQLNWGASYLINDLYLRFVNPHAEQRKVIALSRLATVVTFIMGSGVTYILYWVGSIEGAWRIMIALGAGTGLVYIFRWYWWRINAWSEISAMIAALVSFAALTGLGIYDPVDPLEGAHLMLATTVITTIVWVSVTFLTAPTDEAKLVDFYRRVRPGGRGWRPVQALAGFPGEPVAEGALGLANWVAGVVSVYATLFGVGRLLFGAYTEAALYLLAAAIAFAVIARNLGRGEEVHRLREPVGEPAGGAAE